A window from Rhizosphaericola mali encodes these proteins:
- the murA gene encoding UDP-N-acetylglucosamine 1-carboxyvinyltransferase produces MPSFEVIGGNKLKGEITPQGAKNEALQVISAVLLTSEEIIIHNIPDIRDVNLQIELLAELGVKVNRINRHTCSFKADNVDLEYFASEAFRYKGGKLRGSVMIAGPMLGRFHKAFIPKPGGDKIGRRRLDTHIVGFEKLGTEFIYHSESSFFELKTEQLKGTYMLLDEPSVTGTANIVMAAVFAEGTTTIYNAACEPYIQQLCKMLVRMGANINGIGSNLLTIEGVEILHGTTHTMLPDMIEVGSFIGLAAMTQSEIRIKNAGLKDLGIIPEKFAQLGIQMEFQNDDILVPAQDSYEISTYLDGGILTIYDNPWPGFTPDLLSIVLVVATQAVGSVLIHQKMFESRLFFTDKLIDMGAQIILCDPHRATVIGLGRKHQLRGITMTSPDIRAGQALLIAALSAQGKSTIQNIEQIDRGYQYIEQRLNALGADITRI; encoded by the coding sequence ATGCCAAGTTTTGAAGTAATAGGGGGAAATAAACTTAAAGGAGAAATCACACCACAAGGTGCAAAAAATGAAGCTTTACAAGTCATTTCAGCGGTCTTGTTAACATCAGAAGAAATAATTATTCATAATATACCGGATATCCGGGATGTCAATTTACAAATAGAATTATTAGCAGAGCTAGGAGTAAAAGTAAATAGAATCAATCGCCATACTTGTAGTTTTAAAGCTGACAACGTAGACTTAGAATATTTTGCGTCTGAAGCATTTAGATACAAAGGTGGGAAGCTAAGAGGTAGTGTAATGATTGCAGGCCCAATGTTGGGACGTTTTCACAAGGCTTTTATTCCAAAACCTGGAGGAGACAAAATTGGACGTCGAAGATTAGATACTCATATTGTAGGATTTGAAAAATTAGGAACAGAATTTATTTATCATTCCGAAAGTAGTTTTTTCGAATTAAAAACGGAGCAATTAAAGGGAACTTATATGCTTTTGGATGAGCCCTCGGTAACAGGAACCGCCAACATCGTTATGGCCGCTGTGTTTGCAGAAGGTACGACAACTATTTACAATGCAGCTTGCGAACCATACATTCAGCAACTTTGTAAAATGTTAGTTAGAATGGGGGCAAATATTAATGGCATTGGAAGTAATCTTTTAACTATTGAGGGTGTCGAAATTTTACATGGCACGACACATACGATGCTTCCCGATATGATTGAAGTGGGAAGCTTTATTGGACTTGCAGCAATGACTCAAAGTGAAATTAGAATCAAAAATGCGGGTTTAAAAGACTTAGGAATTATCCCTGAAAAATTTGCACAATTAGGCATTCAAATGGAATTTCAAAATGATGATATTTTGGTTCCAGCACAAGACTCCTATGAAATTAGTACTTATTTAGATGGAGGAATATTAACTATATATGATAACCCATGGCCTGGGTTTACGCCAGATCTTTTGAGTATTGTTTTAGTTGTAGCAACCCAAGCAGTAGGAAGCGTATTAATCCACCAAAAGATGTTTGAAAGTAGGTTATTTTTCACAGATAAATTAATTGATATGGGAGCTCAGATAATCCTTTGCGATCCACATAGAGCTACAGTAATTGGACTAGGTAGAAAACATCAATTAAGAGGCATAACTATGACTAGTCCGGATATCAGAGCTGGACAAGCCTTATTAATTGCGGCATTGAGTGCGCAAGGAAAAAGTACTATTCAAAATATCGAACAGATCGACAGAGGTTATCAATATATAGAACAAAGACTGAATGCATTAGGGGCAGACATTACTAGAATCTAA
- a CDS encoding RrF2 family transcriptional regulator translates to MLSKKTQYAFQALMYLAQKQNDGPILIADIAQKKKIPLKFLENILLEMRKEGILESKKGKGGGYYLGKPADQIVLADVMRLIDGPISLLPCVSKFFYEKCANCDEKVCGLRNVLIQVRDANLAILEHQTVADIASLSQ, encoded by the coding sequence ATGCTTTCGAAAAAAACGCAATATGCATTTCAGGCACTGATGTATCTAGCACAGAAACAAAATGATGGCCCTATCCTTATTGCGGATATTGCTCAAAAAAAGAAAATACCTTTAAAATTTCTAGAAAACATCTTACTTGAAATGCGTAAAGAGGGTATTCTAGAAAGTAAAAAAGGTAAGGGGGGCGGTTATTATTTAGGCAAACCGGCAGATCAAATTGTATTGGCTGATGTCATGCGCCTAATTGATGGTCCTATCTCCTTATTGCCTTGTGTAAGTAAATTTTTCTATGAAAAATGTGCCAATTGTGATGAAAAAGTATGCGGGCTAAGAAATGTATTGATACAAGTAAGAGATGCAAATCTTGCTATTTTAGAGCACCAGACTGTTGCTGATATAGCGTCATTATCTCAATAA
- a CDS encoding GH92 family glycosyl hydrolase → MLKTKKSFLLGCLIAGAIPSFGQLTTQSKVDYVNPYIGSEGHGHVFVGADVPFGAVQLGPTQIGQTWDKFNGWDWCSGYNYISRDILGFTHTHLSGTGIGDLNDIMIVPANGPLLLEPMKFNQPGSGYGSLFKKETEVVHPGYYEVYLDNYKVKAQLSATERVGIHQYHYEKTDNAHILVDLGFHMNWDMPTQTSIKKIDNYTFVGQRFSKGWANDQRLFFVIKLNKPVANFKLFDSSATISGNEANGKYIKAALFFDAQKNPDIELKVAISPVSVENAILNLNTEAKDWNFGNYVAQAQKKWNDNLNRIEIEAPDNIKTLFYTSLFHMYIGPTLFNDVNKDYRGTDKKVYPKADFQNVTTMSLWDSYRAWSPFMTIAEPSMMKNVAASVLAIYQQQGRLPVWPLMGCETDCMVGNPGIIVVADAFLKGLIPKNKEALAYEAVTKTATRNASGLDFVTDLKFIPLDSLLESVSWAMEYAIADAGIARMAKKKGKTADAIYYEKRSKLYTQYYDDGVKFFNGRHINGNFRTPFDPISALHRQTDYTEGNAWQYLWLVPQDVHGLVKLLGGESTFEERLDHFLTMSSNLKEGSSPDIAGMIGQYAQGNEPSHHIAYLYTYIGKPYKTADLLRTVTDSFYTTKPDGLIGNEDVGQMSAWYAFNALGMYSVDPTSGIYVFGTPLVDKATIHLENGKTFRINVLNNSKENKYIQFVTLDRKNYPYSYLTHKQIMNGGTLVFNMGAKPSKFGTDKKYRP, encoded by the coding sequence ATGCTAAAAACCAAAAAAAGCTTTTTATTAGGATGTTTAATTGCTGGTGCGATTCCATCATTTGGACAACTGACTACACAAAGCAAAGTTGATTATGTAAATCCTTATATTGGGTCGGAGGGGCATGGCCATGTGTTTGTAGGTGCCGATGTCCCATTTGGAGCAGTACAATTAGGACCAACACAGATAGGTCAAACTTGGGATAAGTTTAATGGTTGGGATTGGTGTTCTGGTTATAACTATATCAGTAGGGATATTCTTGGTTTTACGCATACACATTTAAGTGGTACAGGGATTGGTGATCTTAATGATATAATGATTGTTCCTGCCAATGGGCCTCTATTACTAGAACCAATGAAATTTAACCAACCAGGCTCTGGTTATGGATCCTTATTTAAAAAAGAAACTGAAGTTGTCCACCCTGGATATTATGAAGTGTATTTGGATAATTATAAAGTCAAGGCACAATTAAGCGCGACAGAGCGTGTCGGAATTCATCAATATCACTATGAAAAGACAGATAACGCACATATTCTAGTTGATCTGGGTTTTCATATGAATTGGGATATGCCTACACAAACCTCCATTAAAAAGATTGATAATTACACTTTTGTTGGACAACGTTTTTCTAAGGGATGGGCAAATGATCAACGTTTATTTTTCGTGATCAAATTAAATAAACCAGTTGCAAACTTTAAATTATTTGATAGTTCTGCAACGATTTCAGGTAATGAGGCAAATGGAAAATATATAAAAGCAGCTTTATTTTTTGATGCACAGAAAAATCCAGATATTGAATTGAAAGTGGCTATTTCTCCTGTAAGTGTAGAAAATGCCATTCTCAACTTGAATACAGAAGCAAAAGATTGGAATTTCGGAAATTATGTAGCGCAAGCGCAAAAAAAATGGAACGACAACTTAAATCGTATTGAAATAGAAGCTCCAGATAATATCAAAACACTTTTCTATACTTCCCTATTTCACATGTATATTGGACCAACTTTGTTTAATGATGTAAATAAAGACTATAGAGGTACGGATAAAAAAGTATATCCAAAAGCGGATTTTCAAAATGTAACGACTATGTCTCTTTGGGATTCCTATAGAGCATGGAGTCCGTTTATGACTATTGCAGAACCTTCTATGATGAAAAATGTTGCAGCTTCCGTTTTAGCGATTTATCAACAGCAAGGTCGCCTTCCTGTATGGCCATTAATGGGATGTGAGACCGATTGTATGGTAGGTAATCCGGGAATTATAGTTGTAGCAGATGCATTTTTAAAAGGATTAATTCCCAAAAATAAAGAGGCTTTGGCTTATGAAGCGGTAACAAAAACAGCGACCAGAAATGCATCTGGTTTGGATTTTGTAACTGATTTGAAATTTATTCCACTAGACTCTTTATTAGAGTCTGTTTCTTGGGCAATGGAATACGCAATAGCAGATGCTGGTATCGCTAGAATGGCGAAAAAAAAGGGAAAAACTGCAGACGCAATCTACTATGAAAAAAGAAGTAAACTATATACCCAATACTATGATGATGGTGTAAAGTTTTTTAATGGTCGACATATAAATGGTAATTTTAGAACACCATTTGACCCAATTTCTGCGCTTCATAGACAGACTGACTATACTGAAGGGAATGCTTGGCAATATCTGTGGTTAGTTCCGCAAGATGTGCATGGTTTGGTAAAATTGTTGGGTGGAGAATCTACATTTGAGGAGCGTCTAGATCATTTCTTAACCATGTCTTCAAATTTGAAAGAAGGGTCTTCTCCTGATATAGCAGGCATGATAGGTCAATATGCGCAAGGTAATGAACCTAGTCATCATATCGCTTATCTTTATACTTATATTGGTAAACCATATAAAACTGCGGATTTATTAAGAACCGTAACGGATAGTTTTTATACAACTAAACCGGATGGGTTGATAGGTAATGAAGATGTGGGACAGATGAGTGCTTGGTATGCGTTTAATGCTTTGGGTATGTATTCTGTGGATCCGACTTCTGGTATTTATGTATTTGGAACACCATTAGTAGATAAAGCAACTATACATTTAGAGAATGGCAAAACTTTTCGAATAAATGTTTTAAATAATAGTAAGGAAAATAAATACATACAGTTTGTAACGCTTGATAGGAAAAATTATCCCTATAGTTACTTAACACATAAACAAATAATGAATGGCGGAACTCTAGTATTTAATATGGGGGCGAAGCCTTCGAAGTTTGGAACAGATAAAAAATATCGCCCATAG
- a CDS encoding ammonium transporter codes for MKRFSFKQVAPFLILSIISIISIFVPTLSNYDDGKYNGADIVWILISSALVFLMTPAVAFFYGGMVNRKNILSTMMKSVASAGVVSILWVIVGFSLCFGDDIHGFIGNPMTFLFFKNVNSGHPWPGMPSVPLTLFSLFQLMFAIITPGLVVGAIAERMRYTAFVLFSVLFLLFVYAPLAHWSWHPEGFLAKMGVLDFAGGTVVHISAGCAALAGAIVLKPRKAHVNHIAISPANIPYVLMGAALLWFGWFGFNAGSAGSAGALAVSAFATTNTAAGAAGLSWMFIDVIKGKKPSLLGFSIGAVVGLVAITPGAGFVAIPQSIFIGFITAIISNYAVDYKGKTSLDDTLDVFPCHGLGGIVGMLLTGVFATKTINGAGADGLLYGNPSFFFTQFKAMIIVVVYSFIVSYGIFKLINLILPIRVSEDEEELGLDVSQHDENYLEFLIEKNN; via the coding sequence ATGAAAAGATTTAGTTTTAAGCAGGTCGCTCCTTTTTTGATTTTAAGTATTATTTCCATCATTTCGATTTTCGTTCCTACGCTTTCCAATTATGATGATGGGAAATATAACGGTGCAGATATTGTTTGGATATTAATATCTTCTGCTTTAGTTTTCTTGATGACGCCAGCTGTTGCATTTTTTTACGGAGGGATGGTTAATAGAAAAAATATTCTTTCAACGATGATGAAAAGCGTGGCGTCAGCAGGTGTTGTAAGTATATTATGGGTAATTGTAGGGTTTAGTTTATGCTTTGGTGATGATATTCATGGATTCATTGGTAATCCAATGACATTTTTATTTTTCAAAAATGTAAATTCTGGTCATCCCTGGCCAGGAATGCCATCGGTGCCATTGACATTATTCTCTTTATTTCAATTAATGTTTGCTATAATTACTCCTGGTTTAGTGGTAGGAGCGATAGCGGAACGAATGCGCTATACAGCATTTGTATTATTTTCTGTATTATTTTTATTATTTGTATATGCACCATTAGCTCATTGGAGTTGGCATCCAGAAGGCTTTTTAGCAAAAATGGGCGTTTTAGATTTTGCAGGTGGTACTGTCGTTCATATATCTGCGGGTTGTGCTGCATTGGCAGGAGCAATTGTTTTAAAGCCAAGAAAAGCGCATGTAAATCATATAGCTATTTCGCCAGCTAATATTCCTTATGTATTAATGGGGGCGGCATTGCTGTGGTTTGGTTGGTTTGGTTTTAATGCTGGGTCTGCTGGTTCTGCTGGAGCGTTGGCAGTTTCTGCATTTGCTACAACAAACACTGCAGCTGGAGCAGCAGGATTATCTTGGATGTTTATAGATGTTATTAAAGGTAAAAAGCCCTCTTTATTGGGGTTTAGTATTGGTGCTGTTGTAGGTCTTGTTGCCATTACGCCTGGTGCGGGATTTGTTGCGATTCCGCAAAGTATATTTATCGGATTTATTACAGCAATTATTTCTAATTATGCTGTTGATTATAAAGGTAAAACTTCATTGGATGATACTTTAGATGTATTTCCTTGTCATGGTTTGGGTGGAATTGTTGGTATGTTATTAACGGGTGTTTTTGCAACGAAAACAATTAATGGAGCAGGTGCTGATGGTTTATTGTATGGTAATCCTTCTTTTTTCTTTACACAATTTAAGGCAATGATAATTGTTGTGGTGTATAGCTTTATTGTATCCTATGGGATATTTAAATTGATAAATTTGATTTTACCAATTAGAGTATCTGAGGATGAAGAGGAGTTGGGGTTAGATGTTTCTCAACATGATGAGAATTATTTGGAATTTTTGATAGAAAAGAATAACTAA
- a CDS encoding Na+/H+ antiporter, giving the protein MENIAIIVILLFGIALLAIFSKKYKFPFPILLVITGVLISLIPGLPIIKLDPQVVLLLFMPPLLYSAAWHTSWHEFRTNIRPISLAAIGLVLFTTVLVAIVAHSFIPYFSWPMAFLLGAIISPPDAVAATSVTQGLGLRPTLLNILEGESLLNDASGLIAYKFALVAVTAGNFVFWSAGLTFLYSSILGVGIGFAVGYLIHLFYKKFVCDDTIAVAISLLTPYAAYLIAEHFETSGVLAVVTAGLFLSYRSSRILSHSARIMTTSIWQIINYFLNSLVFILIGLQLREIRSGLSNYSIYELFLYGTIVSIVVILVRFLWIIPSILLSNKVSEKIFKFNSKLTNSETIVFAWSGMRGVVSMAAAMAIPFTLKSGMSLPDRSLVLYLTFCVILVTLIPLGLTLPWLIKKLKISPYSVDMEEYEIRNSVVSHTISYIEENLSLMNDDLLNNIKSKYEVKYNRLQRTDLPSNYFGNGKLLPNQIFNEFTKVQIELINIERQEIEKMHSTGKNEEILRKMIFELDLEETRLQIEMYQN; this is encoded by the coding sequence ATGGAAAATATTGCGATTATAGTTATATTGTTATTTGGAATTGCGCTACTAGCAATCTTCAGTAAAAAATATAAGTTTCCATTTCCGATATTATTAGTAATTACAGGAGTCTTGATAAGTTTGATTCCTGGACTTCCTATTATAAAATTAGATCCACAAGTCGTCTTATTGTTATTCATGCCTCCGCTATTATATTCAGCGGCATGGCACACAAGTTGGCATGAATTCCGAACCAATATTCGCCCTATCAGTTTGGCTGCAATTGGGCTTGTATTATTTACAACTGTTTTAGTCGCGATAGTTGCGCACTCTTTTATTCCTTATTTTTCTTGGCCGATGGCATTTTTATTAGGAGCCATTATCTCGCCTCCGGATGCTGTAGCCGCTACTTCAGTCACCCAAGGATTGGGATTAAGACCCACTTTATTGAATATACTTGAAGGTGAAAGTTTATTGAATGATGCGAGTGGCTTGATCGCTTACAAGTTTGCATTAGTGGCGGTAACTGCGGGCAATTTTGTATTTTGGAGTGCAGGATTAACTTTTCTATATTCTTCGATCTTAGGCGTTGGGATTGGTTTTGCCGTAGGTTATTTGATACATCTTTTTTATAAAAAATTTGTGTGTGATGATACTATTGCGGTTGCCATTTCTCTACTTACGCCATATGCAGCCTACTTGATTGCGGAACATTTCGAAACATCTGGAGTTTTAGCAGTGGTGACGGCTGGGTTATTTTTGAGTTATAGATCATCTAGGATACTCTCCCACTCTGCTCGGATTATGACTACATCAATATGGCAGATTATCAATTATTTTTTAAATAGTTTAGTCTTTATTCTAATTGGATTGCAACTAAGAGAGATTAGAAGCGGATTAAGTAATTATAGTATTTATGAATTATTTCTATATGGAACTATAGTAAGTATTGTGGTTATTTTAGTGCGTTTTTTATGGATCATACCGTCTATCTTACTAAGCAACAAAGTATCAGAAAAAATATTCAAATTCAATTCCAAACTAACCAATTCCGAAACTATAGTTTTCGCATGGTCGGGTATGCGCGGTGTTGTTTCTATGGCTGCTGCCATGGCCATACCATTTACCTTAAAAAGTGGAATGTCGTTACCAGACAGAAGTTTGGTATTATACTTAACTTTTTGCGTCATTCTAGTCACCTTAATTCCATTAGGACTAACGCTTCCTTGGCTTATAAAAAAATTAAAAATTTCCCCTTATTCCGTGGATATGGAAGAGTATGAAATTAGAAATTCTGTAGTAAGTCATACTATAAGTTATATCGAAGAGAATCTTTCCCTAATGAATGATGATCTTTTGAATAATATTAAAAGTAAATACGAGGTCAAATACAATAGACTTCAACGCACAGATCTGCCTTCTAACTATTTTGGAAATGGTAAATTATTACCTAATCAAATCTTCAATGAATTTACCAAAGTACAGATTGAATTGATTAATATTGAAAGGCAAGAAATCGAAAAAATGCATTCCACAGGTAAAAATGAGGAGATCCTTCGTAAAATGATTTTTGAATTAGATCTGGAAGAAACTCGTTTGCAAATTGAAATGTATCAAAATTAA
- the pyk gene encoding pyruvate kinase produces MNEELKQIETMRECDFPINQLFHKTKIVATVGPASSSYEMLLELAQAGVNVFRLNFSHGTHEDKLDIIEKIRKINAEHPFNLSILGDLQGPKLRVGELENGKLQLNRGDIVTFSSTEKVVGTKSKIYISYPNLHNDVKVGEKILIDDGKLEVVVDSVDKNTGNVNVKVTYGGTLLPHKGVNLPDTEISLPAMTEKDIIDLDFILKHDLDWVALSFVRKAIDMVDLRKRVNEQNSQIKIMAKIEMPSAVEDIRHIVNESDAVMVARGDMGVELPVEKVPLAQREIIRACVHRSKPVIVATQMMESMMTNVKPNRSEITDVANAVLEGTDAVMLSGETAMGEHPVLVVETMRKIIMEVEKTEYPYNREGDVVPLAKSPTVLADAICFNACKIAHETHAKALIGMTQSGRTAFRLSSYRPSTPLFVFTKNPKLVNQLSLSWGVRGYYYDDNSTFDKITREQVEILKEKGYIADGDVIVNTGSTPVEKQKPTNTLKISLVGE; encoded by the coding sequence ATGAACGAAGAGTTAAAACAAATAGAAACTATGCGAGAATGTGATTTTCCGATTAATCAGTTATTTCATAAAACAAAAATTGTAGCAACAGTAGGACCGGCGAGTTCTTCTTATGAGATGCTGCTTGAATTGGCACAAGCGGGTGTGAATGTCTTTCGTTTAAATTTTTCTCATGGCACACATGAGGATAAATTAGATATCATTGAAAAAATTAGAAAAATAAATGCAGAACATCCTTTTAACTTATCCATTTTAGGAGATCTTCAAGGACCTAAATTGAGAGTAGGTGAATTGGAAAATGGCAAATTGCAATTAAATAGAGGCGACATCGTTACATTTTCTTCTACAGAAAAAGTAGTTGGAACTAAAAGTAAAATCTATATTTCTTATCCAAATTTGCATAATGATGTAAAAGTGGGTGAAAAAATATTGATCGACGATGGTAAATTAGAAGTTGTTGTTGATTCTGTGGACAAAAACACAGGTAATGTAAATGTAAAAGTTACGTACGGTGGTACACTTTTACCACACAAAGGAGTCAACCTTCCCGATACAGAGATTTCTTTACCAGCGATGACTGAAAAAGATATTATCGATTTGGATTTTATCTTGAAACACGATTTGGATTGGGTAGCATTGTCATTTGTAAGAAAAGCAATTGATATGGTTGATTTACGCAAACGTGTAAATGAACAAAACAGCCAAATCAAAATCATGGCAAAAATCGAAATGCCTTCTGCGGTTGAAGACATTCGCCACATTGTTAACGAATCTGATGCAGTAATGGTTGCTCGTGGTGACATGGGTGTTGAATTACCAGTTGAAAAAGTTCCTTTGGCTCAAAGAGAAATTATCCGTGCTTGCGTACACCGTTCTAAACCGGTTATTGTTGCTACGCAAATGATGGAAAGCATGATGACCAATGTAAAACCAAATCGTAGTGAAATTACTGACGTTGCTAATGCGGTATTAGAAGGCACAGATGCCGTAATGTTGAGTGGCGAAACTGCAATGGGCGAACATCCAGTTTTGGTGGTTGAGACAATGCGCAAAATCATCATGGAAGTGGAAAAAACAGAATATCCATATAACCGTGAGGGTGATGTAGTGCCTTTGGCTAAATCTCCAACTGTTCTAGCAGATGCTATTTGTTTCAATGCATGCAAAATTGCACATGAAACACACGCAAAAGCATTAATTGGAATGACTCAAAGTGGTAGAACTGCTTTTAGATTAAGTAGTTACAGACCAAGTACTCCTTTATTTGTATTTACAAAAAATCCAAAGTTGGTCAATCAATTGAGTTTGAGTTGGGGTGTTAGAGGTTATTATTATGACGACAATAGCACTTTTGATAAAATTACTAGAGAACAAGTTGAAATCTTAAAGGAAAAAGGTTATATCGCTGACGGCGACGTTATCGTAAATACCGGTAGTACTCCAGTTGAAAAACAAAAACCAACGAATACATTGAAAATTTCATTGGTAGGAGAATAA
- a CDS encoding transglutaminase-like domain-containing protein produces MGILVIIPLTPFVCRFIPPLLVGNFNFDFILALVISILVVRFFIWILRPFIIPFFILIGAFLVYKQVNGTYTVKTILQDYKNLTVQNWYVKEQKEADLLNKSPHLFENIQSRTARIVKSKISTTDPVVRNFALKHSLEYFADYKAKYGPLVRYFSLFKYINNNFKYVPDPLRDEYYATAKETIQNGLGGDCDDHSILMASCMESIGAKCRLVVVEGHMYPELYIGDKKDFLIAQQAIIQLFSNYRIQGIFYHENNGEYWINLDYTARYPGGPYMNDNVKLVIDI; encoded by the coding sequence ATGGGCATTTTGGTTATCATTCCATTAACGCCATTTGTATGTCGATTTATTCCACCACTTTTAGTCGGAAATTTTAATTTCGACTTCATATTGGCATTGGTTATTTCGATATTGGTAGTCCGTTTTTTCATTTGGATATTACGCCCATTTATAATTCCCTTTTTCATCCTCATTGGAGCTTTTTTAGTTTACAAACAAGTCAATGGAACTTATACAGTAAAAACAATTTTACAAGATTATAAGAATCTGACAGTTCAAAACTGGTATGTAAAAGAACAGAAAGAGGCAGATTTACTTAACAAAAGCCCCCATTTATTTGAAAATATTCAAAGCCGTACTGCAAGAATTGTCAAGTCAAAAATCAGTACGACAGATCCCGTAGTACGTAACTTTGCATTAAAACATTCATTAGAATATTTTGCCGATTACAAAGCCAAATATGGTCCGCTTGTTCGTTATTTTTCTCTTTTCAAATATATCAATAACAATTTCAAATACGTACCAGATCCTTTGCGTGATGAATACTACGCAACGGCGAAAGAAACAATTCAAAATGGTTTAGGCGGAGATTGTGATGATCACAGTATCCTAATGGCATCATGTATGGAAAGTATAGGTGCAAAATGCCGTCTTGTTGTTGTAGAAGGACATATGTATCCGGAATTATATATTGGAGATAAAAAGGACTTTTTAATAGCACAACAAGCAATTATTCAACTATTTTCCAATTATCGAATTCAAGGAATTTTTTATCATGAAAACAATGGTGAATATTGGATCAATCTAGACTATACTGCAAGGTATCCAGGAGGACCATATATGAATGACAATGTTAAACTAGTCATTGATATTTAA
- the pfkA gene encoding 6-phosphofructokinase — protein sequence MSNKISKIAVLTSGGDAPGMNAAIRSVVRTGLYYGLEVYGVIRGFSGMVEDDIRLMESTSVANIIQRGGTILKSARCKAFFTPEGREQAYNNLKKRGIEGLVVIGGDGSFTGGLKLSTEFDLPVIGLPGTIDKDLYGTDFTIGFDTAVNTAVDAIDKIRDTADAHDRLFIVEVMGRHAGYIALYSGIATGAENILIPEAETNIDDIIAALSEKEKRKKLVNLIVVAEGDEFGGASEVAKVVKEKLPNMDTRVSILGHMQRGGSPTCVDRILASRMGFHAIECLLQGRKNVMVGIKDDKIAYTPLEIAIREKDKINDEWLRMVKILAS from the coding sequence ATGTCAAATAAAATTTCCAAGATTGCAGTGCTTACATCCGGAGGTGATGCTCCAGGAATGAATGCAGCCATAAGATCGGTAGTCAGAACTGGACTTTATTACGGACTCGAAGTATACGGAGTCATAAGAGGTTTCAGTGGTATGGTAGAGGATGATATTCGCTTAATGGAATCAACTTCTGTAGCAAATATTATACAAAGAGGCGGCACGATTTTAAAGTCCGCACGTTGTAAAGCTTTTTTCACACCGGAAGGTCGTGAGCAAGCATACAACAATTTGAAAAAAAGAGGTATTGAAGGTCTAGTGGTTATAGGCGGTGATGGTAGTTTTACAGGTGGTTTAAAACTCAGTACAGAGTTTGATCTTCCAGTTATCGGATTACCAGGCACAATAGATAAAGATCTATATGGTACTGATTTTACGATAGGTTTTGACACTGCGGTAAATACAGCAGTGGATGCTATTGATAAAATCAGAGATACTGCAGATGCACATGACCGTTTATTTATTGTAGAAGTAATGGGGCGACATGCAGGATATATCGCTCTTTATAGTGGGATAGCCACAGGTGCAGAAAATATTTTGATACCAGAGGCAGAAACCAATATAGACGATATTATCGCAGCGCTTTCTGAGAAAGAAAAAAGAAAAAAATTAGTGAACCTGATTGTTGTGGCAGAGGGAGATGAATTTGGTGGTGCGTCAGAAGTAGCGAAAGTCGTAAAAGAGAAGTTACCTAATATGGATACGAGAGTTTCAATATTAGGACATATGCAAAGAGGAGGCTCACCAACTTGTGTAGATAGAATATTAGCGAGCAGAATGGGATTTCATGCAATTGAATGTCTTTTGCAAGGCAGAAAAAATGTAATGGTAGGGATTAAAGATGATAAAATCGCTTATACTCCGCTTGAAATCGCAATTAGAGAAAAAGACAAGATCAATGACGAATGGCTAAGGATGGTAAAAATATTGGCCAGCTAA